From a region of the Chthonomonas sp. genome:
- the mgtE gene encoding magnesium transporter — protein sequence MPQRVAYLTMNLKLTPLVTRLRSLLHVRDRKVIREELSDVHVADLAEGFVRLEVEEGLQLLKEFEPDRAAELLSELPTSTARLYLAELPDFTLAHYIDILPMDDALDLREDIGEERFDALLNVIPSEDAQEIRRLLAYPEGSVGRIMTEAFFEVSADATMADVLEDIRRSPADKYEMVNDLYVLGELDRLLGVFSLRKAIRSRPDTTARELMNEEVISARATDPAEHAARELARYGYYSLPILDDMGKMVGILTGDDAQHIIREADTEDVLKLGAVVGSADAYLSLSPWQLYLRRVPWLLGLFLAETLTGLVLRHYSHEANGHPDKLSNYAQLVVFLPLIIGAGGNSGSQTTTTITRALAVGEIRPADTLQVIWRELSAAIMIGATLGIVGYVRAIFWGSEPHVCYVVGAALPLIVIWASTVGSVLPITARRVGIDPAVMSAPFISTFVDATGLIIYFELARRIVGAW from the coding sequence GTGCCGCAACGCGTCGCGTACTTGACCATGAACCTTAAGCTCACCCCCCTGGTCACGCGATTGCGGTCTTTGCTGCATGTTCGCGACCGAAAGGTGATCCGTGAGGAGCTGAGCGATGTTCACGTCGCCGACCTCGCGGAAGGTTTTGTGCGTCTCGAAGTCGAAGAGGGTCTGCAACTTCTCAAGGAGTTTGAGCCTGACCGCGCCGCCGAACTACTCAGCGAGCTTCCCACCTCCACCGCTCGCCTGTACCTGGCCGAGCTTCCGGACTTCACCCTCGCGCATTACATCGACATTTTGCCGATGGACGACGCCCTCGACCTGCGCGAGGACATCGGTGAAGAGCGTTTCGATGCCCTGCTCAACGTCATTCCAAGCGAGGACGCGCAAGAGATTCGTCGCCTGCTCGCGTACCCGGAAGGGAGCGTCGGGCGGATCATGACGGAAGCGTTCTTTGAGGTCTCCGCGGACGCGACCATGGCCGACGTGCTCGAAGACATCCGCCGATCACCCGCCGACAAGTACGAGATGGTCAACGACCTATACGTTCTCGGCGAGCTTGACCGACTCCTCGGCGTTTTCAGCCTCCGCAAGGCGATCCGATCACGGCCCGACACGACCGCGCGAGAGTTGATGAATGAAGAGGTCATCTCCGCCCGGGCGACCGACCCCGCCGAACATGCGGCGCGCGAGCTCGCTCGTTATGGCTATTATTCTCTACCCATCTTAGACGATATGGGCAAGATGGTCGGAATACTTACTGGCGACGACGCGCAGCACATCATCCGAGAGGCCGATACCGAAGACGTCCTGAAGCTGGGTGCGGTTGTCGGTTCTGCGGATGCGTACTTGTCACTCAGCCCCTGGCAGTTGTATCTCCGACGCGTCCCCTGGCTACTCGGTCTGTTCCTCGCCGAAACCCTGACGGGTCTGGTTCTTCGCCACTATTCGCACGAGGCAAACGGTCATCCCGATAAGCTCAGCAACTACGCTCAGTTGGTGGTGTTCTTGCCGCTGATCATCGGTGCGGGCGGCAATAGCGGTTCGCAAACCACCACCACCATTACGCGCGCCCTGGCAGTTGGCGAGATCCGACCCGCCGATACGCTCCAAGTTATCTGGCGCGAATTGTCGGCCGCGATCATGATTGGGGCGACTCTGGGAATCGTAGGTTATGTCCGCGCGATCTTCTGGGGCAGCGAGCCTCACGTCTGCTACGTCGTCGGCGCAGCCCTCCCACTCATCGTCATTTGGGCGAGCACGGTCGGCTCGGTGCTTCCGATCACCGCCCGCCGAGTCGGCATCGATCCGGCGGTCATGAGCGCTCCCTTCATCTCGACCTTCGTGGACGCCACGGGACTGATCATCTACTTCGAACTTGCGCGGCGCATCGTCGGCGCATGGTAA
- a CDS encoding DUF1460 domain-containing protein, which translates to MLSALLSISLVNAQFEGSQILQEVTSTAEHHQWQKLPVGVRMANIGQLFIGTPYVGATLDQSADQEACVVTLKGLDCVTFMESSLGLARAMARGPLTAEGVLREVTYTRYRGGKVDGYLSRLHYTTDWIRDNLKKGVVEDLSATLPGAKKLDRPLYFMSSHSASYKQLAVHPELVPQLKRIEAELTLVRPWYVPRDRVAESASKLQSGDIVALVDTREGLDYAHVGMILVKDGVPHFMHASSAKKEVTLDTSISEYLNQNPKIPGISVVRPLEPKG; encoded by the coding sequence ATGCTCTCCGCGCTGCTGTCCATCTCTCTCGTCAACGCCCAGTTCGAGGGCTCTCAGATTCTTCAAGAGGTCACCTCCACTGCGGAGCACCACCAATGGCAGAAGCTCCCGGTCGGCGTGCGGATGGCGAACATCGGGCAGCTGTTCATCGGGACGCCGTACGTCGGTGCGACGCTTGACCAGAGTGCGGACCAGGAGGCATGCGTGGTGACGCTGAAGGGGCTCGACTGCGTGACGTTTATGGAGTCGAGTTTGGGTCTGGCCCGGGCAATGGCGCGGGGCCCACTGACGGCAGAGGGCGTGCTGCGCGAGGTGACCTACACCCGGTACCGCGGAGGCAAGGTCGACGGGTATCTCTCACGGTTGCACTATACGACGGATTGGATTCGCGACAACCTGAAGAAAGGGGTCGTCGAAGACCTCTCGGCGACGTTGCCCGGAGCGAAAAAGCTCGACCGCCCGTTGTACTTCATGTCGTCGCACTCAGCCAGCTACAAACAGCTTGCCGTGCATCCAGAACTTGTGCCCCAACTCAAGAGGATCGAAGCTGAACTCACACTGGTGCGGCCATGGTATGTCCCGCGCGATCGCGTTGCCGAGAGTGCGAGCAAACTCCAGTCTGGCGACATTGTCGCATTGGTGGACACGCGCGAAGGTCTGGATTATGCCCACGTGGGCATGATCCTGGTGAAAGACGGTGTCCCGCACTTCATGCACGCCTCATCCGCAAAGAAGGAGGTGACTCTCGACACCTCCATCTCTGAATACCTCAACCAGAATCCGAAGATCCCAGGGATCTCGGTCGTCCGGCCGCTGGAACCGAAAGGTTAG
- a CDS encoding PDZ domain-containing protein: MKKFSRSAFAALLSVAALPAFAQPDPVKPAQTLTAEEKQEILDDVSTVILKFAYVPGIDFSKWPEILAAQKDRIDKATDAFSFANAVNQALNRFSASHIVLNTPEAATAMVRQEFVGLGIQPMPSNDGILINYVFPRSAADEVGLEIGDIIMEADGKALKTTEALRGTEGSKVTIKVKKRNGTIQTHTVTRKKFSTRRPETLTWVNPNVAKLEIPSFMSYSYETVGKLMGEAQRAKALIVDLRGNGGGQVIALLHLCGYFVPTDTVMGAWVTKDLVNTYTKETNGSGTDLSGMLKYALDKNSRALVRPNAVGKTQYKGEVIVLIDGGTGSASEMFAAAMKENRSAQVIGSKSAGAVLASRLYPIKHEFMIQYPFQDYITVKGLRLEGNGVEPTIKSAGRARLTESDPGVSAALLFLRNTKVITD; encoded by the coding sequence ATGAAGAAATTCAGCCGATCTGCATTTGCCGCTCTCTTGAGCGTCGCCGCCCTCCCCGCGTTTGCGCAGCCGGATCCCGTCAAACCCGCCCAGACGCTCACCGCCGAGGAGAAGCAGGAGATTCTCGATGATGTCAGCACCGTGATCCTGAAGTTCGCCTATGTCCCCGGCATCGACTTCAGCAAGTGGCCCGAAATTCTCGCGGCTCAGAAGGACCGGATCGACAAGGCCACCGATGCGTTCAGCTTTGCCAATGCCGTGAACCAGGCACTCAATCGTTTCTCGGCGAGCCACATTGTCCTCAACACGCCCGAAGCGGCGACGGCCATGGTTCGACAGGAGTTTGTCGGGCTCGGCATTCAGCCGATGCCGTCCAACGACGGAATCTTGATCAACTACGTGTTTCCTCGATCGGCCGCCGATGAAGTCGGACTCGAGATCGGCGACATCATCATGGAAGCCGATGGCAAAGCGCTCAAGACCACGGAAGCCCTCCGCGGCACCGAAGGATCCAAGGTCACGATCAAGGTCAAGAAGCGCAATGGCACAATCCAGACCCACACGGTCACCCGCAAGAAGTTTTCGACCCGCCGACCCGAGACGTTGACCTGGGTCAACCCAAACGTGGCCAAGCTCGAGATTCCGAGCTTCATGAGCTACAGCTACGAGACGGTCGGCAAGCTCATGGGCGAAGCACAGCGTGCCAAAGCGCTCATTGTGGACCTCCGCGGCAATGGCGGCGGCCAGGTGATCGCCCTGCTCCACCTTTGCGGCTACTTTGTCCCCACCGACACCGTGATGGGCGCATGGGTGACCAAGGACTTGGTCAACACCTACACGAAGGAGACCAACGGCAGCGGCACAGATCTTAGCGGCATGCTCAAATACGCGTTGGACAAGAATAGCCGGGCACTCGTTCGCCCCAATGCCGTTGGTAAGACGCAGTACAAGGGTGAAGTCATCGTCCTGATCGACGGTGGGACCGGTAGCGCCAGCGAGATGTTCGCCGCCGCGATGAAGGAGAACCGCAGCGCGCAAGTGATCGGCTCAAAGTCCGCCGGCGCAGTGCTCGCTTCGCGGCTTTATCCGATCAAGCATGAGTTCATGATCCAGTATCCGTTCCAGGACTACATCACGGTCAAGGGGTTGCGGCTCGAGGGTAACGGCGTCGAGCCGACCATCAAGTCGGCGGGTCGTGCACGACTGACCGAGTCTGACCCAGGCGTTAGCGCTGCCCTGCTATTCCTGCGCAACACAAAGGTCATTACGGACTAA
- a CDS encoding sigma-70 family RNA polymerase sigma factor: protein MQAMENNSVLERDFPDMMRQSYKKVFNLAYRLSGDRADAEDLTQEAFFRAYRGFDKYEGDRPFENWIFRIVTRLFLDLVRSRRRRVSTVSYDSPVRADGVDSDLHLQAPAYGPNPEEALLMNSLDDDLARALESLKPDQRTLVILADVEQMTYQDIAASLGIPVGTVRSRLHRAHKKLKSHLEAANKERERSTRGLLTSPSPCFGCV, encoded by the coding sequence ATGCAGGCAATGGAAAACAACTCGGTACTTGAGCGCGATTTCCCTGATATGATGCGACAGTCGTACAAGAAGGTCTTCAACTTGGCCTATCGACTGAGCGGAGATCGGGCTGACGCAGAAGATCTCACGCAAGAGGCGTTCTTCAGAGCCTATCGTGGGTTCGACAAGTACGAAGGCGACCGACCGTTCGAGAATTGGATTTTCCGAATCGTCACCCGACTTTTCTTGGATCTGGTTCGCAGTCGCCGCCGCCGCGTGAGTACAGTCAGCTACGACTCGCCGGTGAGGGCCGACGGAGTGGACAGCGACCTACACTTGCAAGCGCCGGCCTACGGGCCTAATCCTGAGGAAGCGTTGCTGATGAACTCGCTGGACGACGACCTGGCGCGCGCCCTCGAAAGCTTGAAGCCGGATCAGAGAACATTGGTGATCTTGGCCGACGTCGAGCAAATGACTTATCAAGATATCGCCGCTTCGCTGGGAATCCCCGTCGGAACGGTGCGATCACGACTTCACCGGGCACACAAAAAGCTCAAATCGCATCTCGAAGCCGCCAACAAAGAGCGCGAGCGTTCGACTCGAGGGCTCCTCACCTCTCCGAGCCCATGCTTTGGTTGCGTTTGA
- the holA gene encoding DNA polymerase III subunit delta, which produces MMNLGVEKSVASRVVLIRGDEEVLRRQALSELLRLAGTDEFDTEFVQGDTSTPAEWIGSAGTVPFMGDRRTVVVRNLLRTRETAADWQPGLAGLPPTALIVLVADEEMTADDDRARKLGTVGQAWQSVVTKAGGSVIDCSLKDAGKLQSALREAAKEAGKQLTPPAATALAEMCGGSYSRCISELEKLCIYVEPSLEVRETDVLAAATPSREWNVFKLADAVVAGQPGQALRQLRVMVSSATKADEAANRSILPNLARQFKLIWQARACIDAGINPGAPSESIIAHFPKKPNLGTENPWARNRAIQSAKNVSKAQAEQCLNHLSEADARLKGVLPSVDALETLESLILACCDTMGRRA; this is translated from the coding sequence GTGATGAACCTAGGGGTGGAGAAATCGGTGGCCTCGCGAGTCGTCCTGATTCGCGGCGATGAAGAGGTCTTGCGTCGGCAGGCATTGTCAGAACTGCTGCGATTGGCGGGCACCGACGAGTTCGACACCGAGTTTGTCCAGGGCGACACCAGCACCCCGGCGGAATGGATCGGGAGTGCGGGCACCGTGCCCTTTATGGGGGACCGTCGAACGGTCGTCGTTCGTAACTTGCTTCGCACGCGCGAGACGGCTGCGGACTGGCAGCCAGGACTCGCCGGGTTGCCCCCGACCGCGCTGATCGTGCTCGTGGCCGATGAGGAGATGACGGCCGATGACGACCGCGCTCGCAAACTAGGGACCGTTGGGCAAGCATGGCAATCCGTGGTGACTAAGGCAGGCGGGTCGGTGATCGATTGTTCGCTGAAGGACGCGGGCAAGCTTCAGAGCGCGCTTCGGGAGGCCGCAAAAGAAGCCGGGAAGCAGCTCACCCCTCCTGCAGCGACCGCGCTGGCCGAGATGTGCGGCGGAAGCTATAGTCGCTGCATCTCGGAGCTTGAGAAACTGTGCATCTATGTCGAGCCAAGCTTGGAAGTCCGCGAGACCGACGTATTGGCAGCCGCGACCCCCAGCCGGGAGTGGAACGTCTTCAAGCTCGCCGATGCAGTGGTTGCTGGGCAGCCGGGTCAGGCGCTCCGTCAGCTACGAGTCATGGTCTCAAGCGCGACCAAGGCAGACGAAGCGGCGAATCGCAGCATTTTGCCTAACCTCGCGCGGCAGTTCAAACTGATCTGGCAGGCGCGGGCTTGCATTGATGCGGGCATCAATCCCGGCGCACCGTCAGAGTCGATCATCGCGCACTTTCCCAAAAAACCGAACTTGGGAACCGAGAATCCCTGGGCACGGAATCGGGCAATTCAGTCGGCAAAGAATGTGAGCAAGGCCCAAGCCGAACAGTGCCTGAATCACCTCTCCGAAGCGGACGCAAGGCTGAAAGGGGTTTTACCAAGCGTCGATGCGCTGGAGACGCTGGAGAGCCTGATCTTGGCGTGCTGCGATACGATGGGCAGGCGCGCTTAG
- a CDS encoding glycine--tRNA ligase subunit alpha, producing MVTLQDLIFKLDEYWSQQGCAILQPYDMEVGAGTMHPATTLRCLGPDPWNVAYVQPSRRPADGRYTRNPMRSQRYYQYQIIMKPSPENIVDLYMGSLDAVGFDTSKNDVRLVEDDWESQAAGAAGVGWEVWLNGTEITQFTFFQQMGGIECKPVCAEITLGLERWVLMLNNQNSFWDGMMWNESTSYRNVDFQLEMQNNIYNFDFASTEMLYTLFDLYEAESKRVIEAPCFWEQDLGILQVGECPYPAEQREALRTVHAQAGDGPEGMAYPALDLALRCSHVFNVLDARGAISVTERAAFINRIRARIRAACLKHIEQYKVAPAEVKS from the coding sequence ATGGTCACGCTTCAAGATCTCATTTTCAAGCTCGACGAGTACTGGTCCCAGCAAGGATGTGCCATTCTCCAGCCCTACGACATGGAGGTGGGAGCAGGAACCATGCACCCGGCCACGACTCTGCGGTGCTTGGGGCCTGACCCCTGGAATGTGGCCTATGTGCAGCCGAGCCGACGTCCAGCGGACGGTCGTTATACGCGCAACCCGATGCGATCCCAGCGGTACTACCAGTACCAGATCATCATGAAGCCGTCACCGGAGAACATCGTGGATCTGTACATGGGTAGCCTTGACGCAGTTGGATTCGACACGAGCAAGAACGACGTCCGGCTCGTCGAAGACGACTGGGAGAGCCAGGCGGCCGGAGCGGCAGGAGTCGGCTGGGAAGTGTGGTTGAACGGGACCGAGATCACCCAGTTCACGTTCTTCCAGCAGATGGGTGGAATCGAGTGCAAGCCGGTCTGCGCGGAGATCACGCTCGGGCTCGAGCGGTGGGTCCTGATGCTCAACAACCAGAACAGTTTCTGGGACGGCATGATGTGGAATGAATCCACCTCGTACCGCAATGTAGATTTCCAGTTGGAGATGCAGAACAACATCTACAACTTCGATTTCGCCAGTACCGAGATGCTGTACACGCTTTTCGACCTCTACGAGGCGGAATCGAAGCGCGTCATCGAAGCGCCGTGTTTCTGGGAGCAGGATCTCGGGATACTGCAAGTGGGTGAGTGTCCGTACCCTGCGGAGCAGCGCGAAGCGCTGCGCACGGTACACGCCCAGGCGGGCGATGGCCCGGAGGGCATGGCCTATCCGGCGCTCGATCTTGCGCTTCGATGTAGCCACGTATTCAACGTGCTGGATGCACGAGGCGCAATCTCGGTCACCGAGCGCGCGGCGTTCATCAATCGAATTCGCGCACGTATCCGGGCCGCCTGTCTCAAGCACATCGAACAGTACAAAGTTGCACCCGCTGAAGTGAAGTCGTAA
- a CDS encoding HD-GYP domain-containing protein, translating to MSQKLMLLITGVAVLFLAGVVVWRLSEQKRAHDLLSQNAATRNKQLDKFVDFFGAQLERMVIDNATDSKLMRDVSRGVSTDYTRGVVGDIVQAGADAVWVVSKNGEKVDFKVSDRDKGAFPANAAALKSLFSDASRSVHYFARVRDGVFIEMRGAKIIDASGRSSGALLVGRRWEKNGYMADLGQITGTTVRVVPIGDVKKTDVAAPYRMPGIDGNDLAVVYFDDKNNVTSLMTKATNNALFIFAIFAMTVFGVIITAMVRWVTTPLKRVSEAMTHGELTALSDIEKAGAEFEQLASLMAQFVLQRDAIAKTKDMLEKRVNERTAELRDAYEATIEGWSRALEFRDQETEGHCRRVTAMTVRLSHEFMIEGDDMTNLRRGALLHDIGKMGIPDSILLKPGKLTEEERHVMEQHTIYAYQMLEPIAFLRPALDIPLYHHEKWDGTGYPYKLKGEQIPLSARIFAVVDVWDALRSDRPYREAWSEERVTSYLIENSGSHFDPAVIQAFLRISDAEKLGIRASVQHRRAA from the coding sequence GTGAGTCAGAAGCTGATGCTTTTGATCACGGGCGTCGCTGTGCTCTTTCTGGCTGGCGTCGTGGTTTGGCGCCTTTCTGAGCAGAAGCGTGCTCACGACCTCCTGTCCCAGAACGCCGCAACCCGTAACAAGCAGCTCGACAAGTTTGTCGACTTCTTCGGGGCACAGCTTGAACGGATGGTGATTGACAACGCCACCGATAGCAAGCTCATGCGCGACGTCAGCCGTGGGGTGTCGACCGACTACACACGAGGTGTGGTCGGCGACATTGTCCAGGCGGGGGCGGATGCGGTTTGGGTCGTTTCCAAGAACGGTGAGAAGGTGGACTTCAAGGTGTCCGACCGCGATAAGGGGGCGTTTCCTGCCAACGCGGCGGCGCTGAAATCGCTGTTTAGCGATGCCAGCCGTTCGGTCCACTACTTCGCTCGGGTGCGAGACGGGGTCTTCATCGAGATGCGGGGAGCCAAGATCATTGATGCTTCGGGTCGTTCCTCGGGCGCATTGCTCGTGGGTCGTCGATGGGAGAAGAATGGCTACATGGCCGACCTCGGCCAGATCACGGGCACAACGGTCCGCGTCGTACCGATCGGGGATGTGAAGAAGACCGACGTTGCGGCTCCGTATCGCATGCCAGGGATCGACGGTAACGATCTCGCGGTCGTCTACTTCGATGATAAGAACAATGTGACGTCTCTCATGACCAAGGCGACGAACAACGCCCTGTTCATTTTCGCGATCTTCGCGATGACGGTTTTCGGCGTGATCATCACGGCGATGGTGCGCTGGGTAACGACTCCGCTGAAGCGCGTGTCCGAGGCAATGACCCACGGGGAACTCACCGCGCTGAGCGACATTGAGAAGGCCGGTGCAGAGTTCGAGCAGTTGGCAAGCCTGATGGCGCAGTTCGTGCTCCAGAGGGACGCGATCGCCAAGACGAAGGACATGCTTGAGAAGCGGGTCAACGAGCGCACCGCCGAACTCCGAGACGCGTACGAAGCGACCATCGAAGGTTGGTCCCGTGCATTGGAATTCCGCGATCAAGAGACCGAAGGCCACTGTCGCCGTGTGACTGCGATGACTGTTCGCCTATCCCACGAGTTCATGATCGAGGGCGACGACATGACCAATCTGCGCCGCGGCGCGCTTCTGCACGACATCGGCAAGATGGGCATTCCGGATAGCATTCTGCTCAAACCGGGCAAGCTGACCGAGGAAGAACGCCACGTGATGGAGCAGCACACGATCTACGCGTACCAGATGCTCGAACCGATCGCCTTCCTGCGGCCCGCGCTCGACATCCCGCTGTACCACCATGAGAAGTGGGATGGCACTGGATATCCTTACAAGCTCAAGGGTGAACAGATCCCGCTTTCTGCACGAATCTTCGCGGTTGTGGACGTCTGGGATGCACTGCGCAGCGACCGACCGTACCGCGAGGCGTGGTCTGAAGAGCGCGTGACGAGCTATCTCATTGAGAATTCAGGATCGCACTTCGATCCCGCTGTCATCCAGGCTTTCCTGCGCATCTCTGATGCGGAGAAGCTTGGAATCCGAGCCAGCGTGCAGCATCGCCGCGCGGCTTAA
- the pheS gene encoding phenylalanine--tRNA ligase subunit alpha, translating to MQEIVDIEVRASSAVAEAPNLAALKQCESDFLGKKGSLMLLMNKLGSLDPDARREFGKNLNEARGRVQAAIDQRHSELKAREQAAQFESERIDITMPSRPLAVGHEHVLQLTINRIKRVFVGLGFEYVESPELEQFKYNFTALNYPLDHPAMDDQDTFYVTDDLLLRTQMTAVQGRMFETRKPPFRFFAVGRTFRNEAVDRTHSHTFHQVDAFMVDEKVSMANLKGTLGAFARAMFGEDVNVRFRPDFFPFVEPGVDYAISTPKLFNGRWVELGGAGLIHPKILQSYGIDIDRYSGFAFGLGVERIPMMAHGVDDLRLFLENDLRFLEQFRDEL from the coding sequence ATGCAGGAGATTGTCGACATCGAAGTTCGAGCCTCGAGCGCGGTTGCAGAAGCGCCAAATCTGGCAGCCCTCAAGCAGTGCGAGTCAGACTTCCTCGGTAAGAAAGGGTCGCTGATGCTGCTCATGAATAAACTGGGTTCTCTGGACCCCGATGCACGGCGTGAGTTTGGCAAGAACCTCAACGAGGCGCGCGGTCGGGTCCAGGCCGCGATTGATCAGCGCCACTCCGAACTCAAAGCTCGCGAGCAGGCCGCTCAGTTTGAGTCCGAGCGGATCGATATCACGATGCCTTCCCGGCCCCTGGCGGTGGGCCACGAGCACGTCTTGCAACTCACGATCAACCGGATCAAGCGCGTCTTCGTCGGCCTCGGCTTTGAGTACGTGGAATCGCCCGAGCTCGAACAGTTCAAGTACAACTTCACCGCGCTGAACTACCCGCTCGACCATCCAGCGATGGACGATCAAGACACGTTCTACGTGACCGACGACCTGCTGCTGAGAACTCAGATGACCGCCGTCCAAGGCCGGATGTTCGAGACGCGCAAGCCTCCGTTCCGGTTCTTCGCCGTAGGCCGTACGTTCCGGAATGAAGCGGTTGACCGAACCCATAGCCACACCTTCCACCAGGTGGACGCGTTCATGGTGGACGAGAAGGTCTCTATGGCAAACCTGAAGGGGACGCTGGGAGCGTTCGCACGCGCCATGTTTGGCGAGGACGTGAATGTTCGGTTCCGACCCGACTTCTTCCCGTTCGTCGAACCCGGGGTGGACTATGCGATCTCGACTCCCAAGCTATTCAATGGTCGCTGGGTAGAACTCGGCGGCGCGGGGCTCATCCACCCGAAGATCCTGCAGAGCTACGGGATCGACATTGATCGGTACTCGGGGTTTGCGTTCGGGCTGGGTGTCGAGCGGATCCCGATGATGGCCCACGGCGTGGACGATCTCCGGTTGTTCCTGGAGAACGATCTGCGGTTCCTGGAGCAGTTCCGCGACGAGCTCTAA
- a CDS encoding DUF58 domain-containing protein, translating to MFSRIARIVPPWSAVFLIIMAVLINSPALFYMATAMVATILACRLQAWLAVRGLHIERVIPPAVHSGDLVTVSMTVVSDHRTKRPLITVYDQLPERLITTDRSPSLPVAPSFDQPIQTRYSFRPARRGKYRWSTVVVFGTDALGLVTMARSLRTEPTELIVYPARIPTNLGLRPAGGSGGFVESDTGKFRGSGLEPRGIREYAPGDPLRSIHWLSSARGRSIMVKEFEVGSDLSASIFIQREAGTEVGKVITTLEAMCGHWVYLCEEFLKMGATLEFPALGLRNQPGEPYGDKIRRINEVLAEFDAPVPVSVAQEIRECAKTLAGTGTVYVSIAVADPELPEVLAKLDVAETVCLVYDPLEFDPQSRVKPALDPDFLANLRMAGTKVVLMPPVVALP from the coding sequence ATGTTCTCTCGGATTGCCCGAATCGTGCCCCCGTGGTCAGCAGTTTTTCTGATCATCATGGCCGTCTTGATCAATTCGCCTGCCCTCTTCTACATGGCGACGGCGATGGTCGCGACGATCTTGGCGTGCCGCCTGCAGGCATGGTTGGCGGTGCGCGGGCTGCATATCGAACGCGTGATTCCACCCGCGGTGCACAGTGGCGACCTGGTCACGGTGAGCATGACGGTGGTCAGCGATCATCGCACCAAGCGACCGCTGATCACCGTTTACGATCAGCTTCCGGAGCGGCTCATTACGACGGATCGCAGTCCGAGCTTGCCGGTCGCCCCGAGCTTCGATCAGCCGATCCAGACACGCTACAGTTTCCGTCCTGCGCGCAGAGGGAAGTACCGCTGGAGTACGGTGGTTGTCTTTGGGACCGACGCCTTGGGCTTGGTCACGATGGCGCGGAGCCTGCGGACGGAACCCACGGAGCTCATCGTCTATCCGGCGCGAATCCCGACGAACCTTGGCTTGAGGCCAGCAGGGGGATCGGGAGGATTTGTGGAGTCTGATACCGGCAAATTTCGAGGTTCGGGGTTGGAGCCGCGCGGCATCAGGGAGTACGCCCCGGGTGACCCGCTGCGCTCGATCCACTGGCTCAGCAGCGCGCGGGGCCGGTCGATCATGGTGAAGGAGTTCGAAGTCGGATCGGACCTGAGCGCATCGATTTTCATCCAACGCGAAGCCGGTACCGAGGTGGGCAAGGTCATCACGACGCTCGAAGCGATGTGCGGACACTGGGTCTACTTGTGCGAAGAGTTTCTGAAGATGGGCGCGACGCTTGAGTTCCCGGCGCTCGGACTCCGGAATCAGCCGGGAGAGCCGTATGGTGACAAGATTCGTCGCATCAACGAGGTGCTCGCCGAGTTCGACGCGCCAGTACCCGTCTCGGTCGCCCAAGAGATTCGGGAGTGCGCGAAGACCCTGGCTGGGACCGGGACCGTGTATGTCTCCATCGCAGTCGCCGACCCGGAGCTGCCCGAGGTGCTCGCGAAGCTAGACGTCGCGGAAACGGTGTGCCTCGTCTACGATCCGCTTGAGTTTGATCCTCAGTCGCGAGTGAAACCCGCACTCGATCCGGACTTCCTTGCCAACCTGAGAATGGCGGGCACCAAGGTGGTACTGATGCCTCCGGTGGTGGCGCTGCCATGA